Proteins encoded by one window of Prevotella nigrescens:
- the xerD gene encoding site-specific tyrosine recombinase XerD, with translation MQTSKETSSNLIHKYLRYLKLEKGYSPNTLEAYIRDVDKLLKFLADEQKIPQEAKLEDIENFAATIGDLGIGARSLARILSGVRQFYRFLVLDGYIEADPTELLESPKQPQHLPEVLSTAEVDMLESAIDLSKWEGHRNRAIIETLFSCGLRVSELTHLKLSNLYREEQFVRVMGKGSKERLVPISPRALQELDFWFADRNAMKIKEGEEDYIFLNRRGAHLTRTMILIMIKNYAKDAGIKKTISPHTLRHSFATALLEGGANLRAIQAMLGHESISTTEIYTHIDTTTLRKEILEHHPRNIAYKQQHQ, from the coding sequence ATGCAAACGAGCAAAGAAACAAGTTCTAATCTTATTCATAAGTACCTACGCTATTTAAAGTTGGAAAAAGGTTATTCGCCAAATACATTAGAAGCCTACATTCGCGATGTAGACAAATTATTGAAGTTTTTAGCCGACGAACAGAAAATACCACAAGAGGCAAAGTTGGAAGATATAGAAAACTTTGCTGCTACTATTGGCGATTTGGGAATTGGTGCCCGTTCGTTGGCTCGAATTTTAAGTGGAGTAAGGCAGTTTTATCGTTTCTTAGTGCTCGATGGATATATAGAAGCCGACCCTACCGAATTACTCGAATCGCCAAAACAACCACAACATTTGCCAGAAGTGCTTTCTACTGCCGAAGTTGATATGCTTGAAAGTGCCATAGATTTATCTAAATGGGAAGGACATAGAAACCGTGCCATTATAGAAACTTTGTTTTCGTGCGGATTACGTGTATCAGAACTTACCCATCTTAAACTGTCAAATCTCTATCGCGAAGAACAATTTGTGCGGGTTATGGGTAAAGGTTCTAAAGAACGTTTGGTACCAATTTCTCCAAGAGCCTTGCAAGAATTGGATTTTTGGTTTGCCGACCGCAACGCTATGAAGATAAAAGAAGGAGAAGAAGATTATATTTTCTTAAACAGACGTGGTGCGCATCTCACTCGGACTATGATTTTGATAATGATTAAGAATTATGCCAAAGATGCTGGCATAAAAAAAACCATATCGCCACACACATTGCGACACTCGTTTGCCACTGCTTTGCTCGAAGGTGGTGCAAACTTGCGTGCCATTCAGGCTATGCTTGGACACGAAAGCATTAGCACAACCGAAATTTATACGCATATAGACACCACTACTCTGCGCAAAGAAATTCTGGAACATCACCCACGAAACATTGCTTACAAACAACAACACCAGTAA
- the aroQ gene encoding type II 3-dehydroquinate dehydratase — protein sequence MKIIVVNGPNLNLLGKREPSIYGKMPMENYLTKLRAMYADVDIEYYQSNVEGELINKLQEVGFAYDGIVLNAGAYTHTSIALSDCIRAIAAPVVEVHISNVNSREEYRNHSMIASACIGTIQGFGMDSYRLAVEALKTINANS from the coding sequence ATGAAAATAATCGTAGTTAATGGTCCAAACCTTAATTTGTTAGGCAAACGAGAACCCAGTATTTATGGCAAAATGCCTATGGAAAACTATCTGACAAAATTGCGTGCAATGTATGCTGATGTAGACATTGAGTACTATCAGAGCAACGTAGAGGGCGAACTTATAAACAAGTTGCAGGAAGTGGGGTTCGCTTACGATGGTATTGTGCTGAATGCTGGGGCATATACGCATACAAGTATAGCACTGTCAGACTGTATTCGGGCTATTGCCGCGCCCGTTGTAGAGGTACATATAAGTAATGTAAATAGTCGCGAAGAATATCGTAACCATTCTATGATAGCTTCTGCTTGTATTGGAACTATTCAGGGATTTGGAATGGACAGTTATAGGCTTGCAGTGGAAGCTTTGAAAACTATAAATGCCAATTCTTAA
- a CDS encoding O-methyltransferase: protein MTETEQIDKYILDHIAPEGGYLYRLYRATNIHTIHGRMASGHLQGRLLKMLVQMVQPKNVLEVGTFSGYSAICIAEGLPDDGKLYTFEINDEMEDFTRPWIEGCEVADKIDFRIGDANIEAPKLGITFDMVFVDGDKRTYLETYETVLKMLRPGGYILADNTLWDGHVTDKAYEHDHQTQGIRKFNDFVANDTRVENVILPLRDGLTIVRKK, encoded by the coding sequence ATGACGGAAACCGAACAGATAGATAAGTACATTTTAGACCATATTGCCCCGGAAGGCGGCTATTTGTACCGACTTTACCGAGCAACCAACATACACACCATTCACGGACGAATGGCAAGTGGGCATTTGCAAGGGCGATTATTAAAAATGTTGGTACAAATGGTTCAGCCCAAAAACGTATTGGAAGTGGGAACGTTCAGCGGATATTCTGCCATTTGTATTGCTGAAGGTCTGCCAGACGACGGCAAACTCTATACTTTTGAAATAAATGACGAGATGGAAGATTTTACACGTCCGTGGATAGAAGGGTGTGAAGTAGCCGACAAAATAGACTTTCGCATTGGCGATGCTAATATAGAAGCACCAAAGTTAGGCATTACTTTCGATATGGTTTTTGTGGACGGCGACAAGCGAACTTATTTGGAAACTTACGAAACCGTGCTAAAAATGTTGCGTCCTGGAGGTTATATTCTTGCCGATAATACGCTGTGGGACGGACACGTTACCGATAAGGCTTACGAACACGACCATCAAACGCAAGGCATTCGCAAGTTCAACGACTTTGTAGCAAACGACACTCGGGTAGAAAATGTAATACTGCCTTTGCGCGATGGGCTGACAATTGTGCGGAAGAAGTAA
- the kbl gene encoding glycine C-acetyltransferase, giving the protein MYGKMKQHLCDSLAGLKDAGLYKEERIIEGPQQAEILVKGKKVLNFCANNYLGLSNHPRLIEGAKKMMDKRGFGMSSVRFICGTQDIHKELEAAISDYFKTEDTILYAACFDANGGVFGALFNEEDAIISDALNHASIIDGVRLCKAKRYRYANGNMEELEKCLQEAQAQRFRIVVTDGVFSMDGNVAPMDKICDLAEKYDALVMVDESHSAGVVGETGHGVSELCKTYGRVDIYTGTLGKAFGGALGGFTTGRKEIIDMLRQSSRPYLFSNSLAPSIIGASLEVFKMLKESNELHDKLVENVNYFREKMIAAGFDIKPTQSAICAVMLYDAKLSQVYASKMLEEGIYVTGFYYPVVPKNEARIRVQISAGHNREQLDKCINAFIKIGKELGVLK; this is encoded by the coding sequence ATGTATGGTAAAATGAAACAACATCTCTGCGATTCACTCGCAGGACTTAAAGATGCAGGTCTTTACAAGGAAGAACGTATTATTGAAGGACCACAGCAAGCTGAAATCTTAGTGAAGGGAAAGAAGGTACTGAACTTCTGTGCAAACAACTATCTCGGCTTGTCTAACCACCCACGCCTTATAGAAGGTGCGAAGAAAATGATGGACAAGCGTGGCTTCGGCATGTCTTCAGTACGTTTTATCTGCGGAACACAAGACATTCATAAGGAACTTGAAGCTGCCATTTCCGATTACTTCAAAACAGAAGATACTATCCTCTACGCAGCTTGTTTCGATGCTAACGGCGGTGTATTCGGCGCATTGTTCAACGAAGAAGACGCTATCATTTCTGACGCATTGAACCACGCTTCTATTATAGACGGTGTTCGCCTCTGCAAGGCTAAACGTTACCGTTACGCTAATGGAAACATGGAAGAATTGGAGAAATGTTTGCAGGAAGCACAGGCTCAACGTTTCCGCATTGTTGTTACCGATGGTGTTTTCTCTATGGACGGCAATGTTGCTCCGATGGACAAGATTTGCGATTTGGCAGAAAAATACGATGCACTTGTTATGGTAGACGAAAGCCACTCTGCAGGTGTGGTTGGCGAAACTGGACACGGTGTTAGCGAACTTTGCAAGACTTACGGTCGTGTTGATATTTACACAGGCACACTTGGCAAAGCATTTGGCGGTGCACTTGGTGGTTTCACTACTGGTCGCAAAGAGATAATAGATATGCTTCGTCAGAGCAGCCGTCCTTACCTCTTCTCAAATTCGCTGGCTCCAAGCATTATCGGTGCAAGTCTCGAAGTTTTCAAAATGCTGAAAGAAAGCAACGAATTGCACGACAAGTTGGTTGAAAACGTAAATTACTTCCGCGAAAAAATGATAGCTGCAGGTTTCGATATTAAACCTACACAAAGTGCTATCTGCGCTGTTATGCTCTACGATGCGAAACTCTCACAAGTTTACGCTTCAAAGATGCTCGAAGAAGGCATCTACGTTACAGGTTTCTACTATCCAGTAGTACCAAAGAACGAAGCTCGTATTCGTGTTCAGATTTCCGCAGGGCACAATCGTGAACAGTTAGACAAGTGCATTAACGCTTTCATTAAGATTGGCAAGGAACTTGGTGTGCTGAAATAA
- a CDS encoding NAD-dependent epimerase/dehydratase family protein, with the protein MKNILVVGSTGQIGSELVRELRSIYGGNNVVAGFIKGAEPTGELLEGGPSAECDVTNPEMIAAVVKKYNIDTIYNLAALLSVVAEGKPRLAWKIGIDGLWNILEIARENKCAVFTPSSIGSFGPSTPHDMTPQDTVQRPGTIYGVSKVTTELLSDYYQKKYGVDTRSVRFPGIISYVTPPGGGTTDYAVDIYYSAVKGEKFVCPIKKGTYMDMMYMPDALHAAISLMEADPTKLIHHNGFNVAAMSFEPEEIFAEIKKHKPNFEMVYDVDPLKQGIADSWPDRLDDSCARSEWNWKPKYDLKSMTVDMLEQLSKKLL; encoded by the coding sequence ATGAAAAATATTTTAGTTGTTGGCTCTACAGGGCAGATAGGCTCAGAGCTTGTAAGAGAATTGCGCAGCATTTACGGTGGCAACAACGTTGTTGCAGGTTTCATAAAAGGAGCAGAACCTACGGGCGAACTTCTCGAAGGTGGTCCATCGGCAGAGTGCGACGTTACAAATCCGGAAATGATAGCAGCCGTGGTGAAGAAGTACAACATTGACACCATTTACAATCTTGCTGCATTGCTCTCGGTTGTGGCAGAAGGAAAACCACGCTTGGCTTGGAAGATTGGCATCGACGGCTTATGGAACATTCTCGAAATTGCCCGCGAAAACAAGTGCGCAGTGTTCACACCAAGCTCTATTGGTTCGTTCGGTCCAAGTACACCACACGACATGACACCACAAGACACTGTTCAGCGTCCAGGCACAATTTACGGAGTTTCTAAGGTAACTACCGAGTTGCTTTCAGACTACTACCAGAAGAAGTACGGCGTAGACACACGTTCGGTACGCTTCCCAGGTATTATTTCATACGTAACTCCTCCAGGTGGTGGTACAACCGATTACGCTGTAGATATTTATTATTCAGCAGTGAAAGGTGAAAAGTTTGTTTGTCCTATCAAGAAAGGCACCTACATGGATATGATGTATATGCCCGATGCATTGCACGCTGCAATATCTTTAATGGAAGCCGACCCGACAAAGCTTATCCATCACAATGGTTTCAACGTTGCTGCCATGAGTTTCGAGCCGGAAGAGATATTTGCAGAAATAAAGAAACACAAGCCAAACTTTGAGATGGTTTACGATGTAGACCCATTGAAGCAAGGTATTGCCGACAGTTGGCCCGACCGTTTGGACGATTCTTGCGCCCGCAGCGAATGGAACTGGAAGCCTAAGTACGACCTCAAGAGTATGACCGTAGATATGCTTGAACAGCTCAGCAAGAAACTTCTATAA
- a CDS encoding IS5 family transposase — protein MLKRTSKQLSMFSSLEDMLSHEHPLFQLSNKINWECFENAFSPLYCSTNGRPAHAIRLMCGLLILKHLRNVSDEMVVSQWSENAYYQYFCGGLEFMPKEPCDASELVHFRNRIGEKGMELILAESIRVNTDHDNEDHFDTAFIDSTVQEKNITYPTDAKLHKKIIKNVLKIVHDNCLPLRQSYTRTLKGIYRSQRFRNHPKNRKKALKADRQLKTIADRLVRDLERNLVGRKGYEKMFELYYRVLSQNRKSKNKVYSLHEPDVVCVSKGKDHKQYEFGNKVSILRSWSGLILGACSFRNEYDGHTIEKTLEQTQRMTGRQVDKLAGDRGYRGIKQMGQTKILIPDTPKAKDSYYQKRKKHKLFCKRAGIEPTIGHLKADHRLSRNFYKGVKGDAINVLLAAAAYNFKRAMRVLLYLIKRISIELASTSSMLKYSF, from the coding sequence ATGCTTAAACGTACATCCAAACAGCTTTCTATGTTCTCTTCTTTAGAGGACATGCTTAGCCATGAACATCCCCTTTTCCAACTTAGTAATAAGATTAATTGGGAATGTTTTGAAAATGCTTTTTCTCCTTTGTATTGCAGCACTAATGGTCGCCCTGCCCATGCTATTCGCTTGATGTGTGGTCTTTTAATTTTAAAACATTTGCGTAATGTGTCAGATGAAATGGTGGTTTCTCAATGGAGCGAGAATGCTTACTACCAATATTTCTGTGGTGGACTTGAATTTATGCCAAAAGAGCCCTGTGACGCTTCTGAGTTAGTTCATTTCAGAAATCGTATAGGTGAGAAAGGTATGGAGTTAATATTAGCCGAGAGCATCCGCGTTAATACTGACCATGATAACGAAGACCATTTTGATACGGCTTTCATTGATTCTACCGTGCAGGAGAAGAATATAACCTATCCTACAGATGCGAAGTTGCATAAAAAGATAATCAAAAACGTTCTGAAGATAGTTCATGACAATTGTCTCCCTCTACGACAGAGTTATACGCGTACCTTGAAAGGAATTTACCGTTCCCAACGTTTTCGTAATCATCCCAAGAATCGTAAGAAAGCTCTTAAGGCAGATAGGCAACTGAAGACCATAGCAGATAGATTAGTAAGAGATCTAGAGCGTAATCTTGTGGGAAGGAAAGGATATGAGAAGATGTTTGAGCTATATTACAGAGTTCTTTCTCAGAATAGGAAGTCAAAGAACAAAGTATATTCTCTGCACGAACCAGATGTAGTTTGCGTCAGCAAGGGTAAGGACCATAAGCAATATGAGTTTGGCAATAAAGTATCTATTCTTCGCTCATGGTCAGGACTTATTCTTGGTGCATGTTCTTTTAGGAATGAATATGATGGGCATACTATCGAAAAGACGCTAGAACAAACCCAAAGGATGACAGGAAGGCAGGTTGATAAGTTAGCAGGAGATAGAGGGTATAGAGGTATAAAGCAGATGGGGCAGACAAAGATACTCATCCCAGACACTCCTAAAGCTAAAGACAGCTACTACCAAAAGAGAAAGAAACACAAACTATTTTGTAAACGAGCTGGTATAGAGCCAACGATAGGACATCTTAAAGCAGACCACCGATTATCTCGCAACTTTTATAAAGGTGTCAAAGGAGATGCTATCAATGTATTATTAGCTGCCGCAGCATATAACTTCAAAAGAGCTATGAGAGTTCTTTTGTACCTTATAAAAAGAATCAGCATAGAGCTTGCTAGTACAAGCTCTATGCTGAAATATAGTTTTTAA
- a CDS encoding DUF4393 domain-containing protein — protein sequence MDNNITDLIKSTPNILGVIYQDLAQPSVKAVGNALGTVFEFSTSFLLPVKLLNEKFKLNFKKRLNEYKEKLEEIPEDKRCEVHPQIGTPIIEKLSYTTNDEIADMFTTLLANASNADMVNNAHPSFVNMIERMSPDEARILSYLKDKIDIQYCNFYGDAKDGEGYATLVDHETLLRNEIEFNYPQNLNAYLANFISLGIIIDKAGIFRIDKTIYNKIRDEVNLKKLEDALVPQTYKSITVEESYYEITDFGKLFIKACIK from the coding sequence ATGGATAATAATATTACAGATTTAATAAAATCAACTCCGAATATTTTAGGAGTAATTTATCAGGATTTGGCGCAACCAAGTGTTAAAGCGGTAGGAAATGCATTGGGTACAGTCTTTGAATTTAGTACTTCTTTTTTATTGCCAGTAAAACTATTAAATGAGAAGTTTAAATTGAATTTCAAGAAGCGTTTAAATGAATATAAAGAAAAACTAGAAGAAATACCTGAAGATAAACGTTGTGAGGTGCACCCACAGATAGGTACTCCTATAATTGAAAAACTTTCGTATACCACAAATGATGAAATAGCCGATATGTTTACAACATTATTGGCAAATGCATCAAATGCTGATATGGTAAATAATGCACATCCTTCATTCGTTAATATGATAGAACGAATGTCTCCCGATGAAGCAAGAATATTAAGCTATCTAAAGGATAAAATTGATATCCAGTATTGTAATTTTTACGGTGATGCAAAAGATGGGGAGGGGTATGCGACACTTGTTGACCATGAAACACTTTTAAGGAATGAAATAGAATTCAATTATCCTCAAAACCTCAATGCATATTTGGCTAATTTTATCAGCTTAGGTATTATAATAGACAAGGCTGGCATTTTTAGAATAGATAAAACTATTTATAATAAGATTAGAGATGAAGTCAATTTGAAAAAACTTGAGGACGCACTTGTTCCTCAAACTTATAAATCTATTACTGTCGAAGAAAGTTATTATGAGATTACTGATTTTGGAAAGTTATTTATAAAAGCTTGTATTAAATAA
- a CDS encoding IS4 family transposase, giving the protein MHKDKYVFAQLVSFLDRNHFNYLVRKYGGDKYVKFFSCWNQLLTLIFGQLSNRESLRDLIVAINTHQKKSYHLGFGKHVTKSNLAKANLNRDYRIFEDFAYFLVDEARRKRAVDIFKLDGNIYAFDSTTIDLCMDVFWWARFRKHKGGIKIHTLYDIETQIPTFFHITSAKVNDVNAMDVIPYEIGSYYVFDRGYNDFKRLYRIKTLDSFFVVRSKKNLQYKCVKWSRRLPQNILSDAEIELTGYYPHQYYPESLRLVQYWDEELNREFTYLTNAKHLSALQIANLYKNRWQVELSFKWLKQHLKVKKFWGTTENAVRIQIYSAISAYCLVAIIQHDMKLERSTYEVLQILSISLTDKTPLRELFDKTIFNNDKERTGLNEPLLFNFD; this is encoded by the coding sequence ATGCACAAAGATAAATACGTTTTCGCTCAGTTAGTCTCATTTCTTGACAGAAACCACTTCAATTATCTCGTACGTAAATACGGAGGTGATAAGTATGTGAAGTTCTTTAGTTGCTGGAATCAGTTGCTTACCCTCATATTTGGTCAGCTTAGTAATCGAGAAAGTCTTCGTGACCTAATAGTAGCTATCAATACTCACCAAAAGAAAAGTTATCACCTAGGATTTGGTAAACACGTGACAAAGAGCAATCTTGCCAAAGCAAATCTGAATCGAGACTATCGTATCTTTGAGGATTTTGCTTATTTTCTTGTTGATGAAGCTAGACGTAAACGTGCCGTTGATATCTTTAAGTTAGATGGTAATATCTATGCATTCGACTCTACGACGATAGATTTGTGTATGGATGTATTCTGGTGGGCAAGGTTTCGCAAACATAAAGGTGGTATTAAAATACATACCCTCTACGACATTGAGACTCAAATACCAACATTCTTCCACATCACGAGTGCTAAAGTGAATGATGTCAACGCAATGGACGTAATCCCTTACGAAATAGGCTCATACTATGTTTTTGATCGAGGTTATAACGACTTTAAACGACTCTATAGAATCAAGACATTAGACTCTTTCTTTGTGGTCAGATCCAAGAAGAACCTCCAGTATAAGTGTGTTAAATGGAGCCGTAGACTTCCCCAAAACATACTCTCGGATGCTGAAATCGAATTGACAGGATATTATCCTCACCAATACTATCCTGAATCGCTCAGGCTTGTCCAGTACTGGGATGAAGAGTTGAACAGAGAGTTTACTTATCTGACTAACGCTAAACATCTCTCAGCACTGCAGATTGCAAACCTATATAAAAACAGGTGGCAAGTCGAACTTTCCTTCAAATGGCTCAAGCAGCATCTCAAGGTTAAGAAATTCTGGGGAACAACAGAAAATGCTGTTAGGATACAAATCTATTCTGCAATATCTGCTTATTGCCTGGTAGCTATTATCCAACATGACATGAAACTCGAAAGGAGTACTTATGAAGTGTTACAGATACTTAGCATCTCATTAACTGATAAGACTCCTTTGAGAGAACTTTTTGACAAAACTATATTCAATAATGACAAAGAACGAACCGGTTTAAATGAACCGCTATTATTTAATTTTGATTAG
- a CDS encoding IS1380 family transposase, with amino-acid sequence MTKVAIKNENITSFGGIYHIMDVFSKLGFEKLTESVLGRRGSSGKAFSHGSIFGSLFFSYLCGGECLEDINALIGQFKQRPDTLLPGADTVGCGLKELAEENIIYKSETSGKSYSFNTAEKLNTLLLRMIRRMGLIKAGSHVDLDFDHQFIPSRKFDAKYSYKQDHGYFPGWASIGGIIVGGENRDGNTNVKFHQEDTLRRIMDRVTSELGVVIEHFRADCGSFSKEIIQTVEPRCNTFYIRAANCGSRCEDFRQLEEWKSVEVGYERCDVTSVSMDDLIEGKSYRLVVQRTPLKDKHGREQTDMFGVIYTYRCILTNNRTSTEKDIITFYNERGASEKNFDIQNNDFGWAHLPFSFMAENMVFMMVTAMLKNFYLYLVRHISEKVKPLKKTSRLKAFILHFVSVPAKWVRTGRRNVLNLYTNKAYYSEVFLE; translated from the coding sequence ATGACAAAGGTAGCAATTAAAAACGAGAATATCACTTCTTTCGGAGGAATTTATCACATTATGGATGTTTTTTCAAAGTTGGGCTTTGAAAAACTTACCGAATCCGTGTTGGGCAGACGCGGAAGCAGTGGCAAGGCATTCAGCCATGGAAGCATTTTCGGCTCTCTCTTCTTCAGTTACCTTTGTGGTGGAGAATGCCTTGAGGACATCAATGCGCTTATAGGGCAGTTCAAGCAGAGGCCTGACACGCTATTACCCGGTGCCGACACCGTGGGATGTGGACTGAAGGAGCTTGCCGAAGAGAACATTATCTACAAGAGCGAGACATCAGGCAAGTCTTATAGTTTCAATACTGCAGAGAAGCTGAACACCTTACTTTTACGGATGATACGTAGAATGGGGCTTATAAAGGCGGGCAGTCATGTTGACTTGGACTTTGACCACCAGTTTATTCCATCCCGCAAGTTCGATGCAAAGTATTCCTACAAGCAGGATCATGGTTATTTCCCAGGCTGGGCTTCCATCGGGGGCATCATAGTCGGAGGTGAGAACCGTGACGGGAACACCAATGTGAAATTCCATCAGGAGGACACGCTCCGTCGCATTATGGACCGTGTGACCTCCGAACTTGGTGTTGTGATAGAGCATTTCCGTGCCGACTGCGGGTCGTTCTCGAAGGAAATCATCCAGACCGTAGAGCCGCGCTGCAACACGTTCTATATACGTGCTGCCAACTGCGGCAGCCGGTGTGAGGACTTCCGCCAGCTGGAAGAATGGAAGAGCGTTGAGGTTGGTTATGAGAGGTGCGATGTCACCTCCGTCAGCATGGACGACCTCATCGAAGGAAAGTCATACAGGCTTGTCGTACAGCGTACTCCCTTGAAAGACAAGCACGGCAGGGAACAGACGGATATGTTCGGAGTGATATACACATACCGCTGTATCCTTACCAACAACCGGACATCTACCGAGAAGGACATCATTACATTCTACAATGAACGTGGAGCGAGCGAAAAGAACTTCGACATACAGAACAATGACTTCGGCTGGGCACATCTGCCATTTTCCTTTATGGCTGAGAACATGGTTTTCATGATGGTTACCGCCATGCTGAAAAACTTCTATCTCTATCTCGTCCGTCATATCAGCGAGAAGGTCAAGCCATTGAAAAAGACAAGCAGGCTGAAAGCCTTTATCCTGCATTTTGTCAGTGTACCAGCAAAATGGGTACGAACAGGAAGGCGGAACGTTCTGAACCTATATACAAATAAAGCATACTACTCTGAGGTATTCCTTGAATAA
- a CDS encoding IS30 family transposase encodes MYHQLISEQRSQIFALLQKKTARKEIADIVGISQSTLSREIKRNSTPSGKYIWTKAHDMAMQRRKSTVTNAKLSDELVWRIKEYITNDQWSPRQISGYLRMNEGIEVSHQSIYNIIHNDTTGKLAEHTRHKMKYRHRPKGGHLPIKDRVSIHERSKEVDGKRFGDFEMDLIVAPAQHAILTMVEKSTNMLFMQKLPFGKLSKPLVKVVRKLLLPYKDSLKTITTDNGPEFAAHKDITKYLGVPVYFADPYCSWQKGAVENTNKLIRQYIPKKDSFDNYTDKRIMSIQKKLNERPREKLNFSTPKCEFFKHVL; translated from the coding sequence ATGTATCATCAATTAATCTCGGAGCAAAGGTCGCAAATTTTTGCCTTACTCCAAAAGAAAACAGCGAGAAAAGAAATTGCCGACATCGTCGGTATTAGTCAGTCAACACTCTCACGTGAAATCAAACGCAACAGCACGCCTTCCGGAAAGTATATCTGGACGAAGGCGCATGATATGGCTATGCAGCGCAGAAAGAGCACGGTAACCAACGCCAAGCTCTCCGACGAATTAGTTTGGAGAATTAAAGAATATATTACCAACGACCAGTGGTCTCCAAGACAAATATCAGGGTATCTGCGCATGAATGAGGGCATAGAGGTGTCCCACCAGTCCATCTATAACATCATCCACAATGACACAACAGGGAAACTTGCAGAGCACACAAGGCATAAGATGAAATACAGGCATCGTCCCAAAGGCGGACATCTTCCAATAAAGGACAGGGTGAGTATCCATGAAAGAAGTAAGGAAGTTGACGGGAAGAGATTCGGAGATTTTGAGATGGACTTGATCGTCGCCCCTGCCCAGCACGCCATACTCACAATGGTGGAGAAATCCACCAATATGTTGTTTATGCAGAAACTGCCATTTGGAAAACTGTCAAAGCCTCTGGTAAAGGTGGTTAGGAAACTACTGCTGCCATACAAGGACAGCCTCAAGACGATTACAACAGATAACGGACCTGAATTTGCGGCACATAAGGACATCACCAAATACTTAGGCGTGCCCGTGTACTTCGCTGACCCATATTGTTCATGGCAAAAGGGAGCTGTTGAGAATACAAACAAATTAATCAGGCAGTATATACCTAAAAAGGATTCGTTTGATAACTATACGGACAAGAGAATTATGTCCATACAAAAGAAATTGAACGAAAGACCAAGAGAAAAATTAAACTTTTCTACTCCAAAGTGCGAGTTCTTTAAACACGTTTTGTAA